Within the Metasolibacillus fluoroglycofenilyticus genome, the region TTAGCGAAAGGTGGCAATTTAGTAGAACATATTCACTTACCTGTACAATCAGGTTCGAATGAAATTTTGAAAATTATGGCACGCAAATATACACGAGAGCATTTCCTTGATTTAGTACGTAAAATTAAAGAAGCGATGCCAGATGTTGCTTTATCCACAGATATTATTGTTGGCTATCCGAATGAAACGGAGGAGCAGTTCCAAGAGACGCTAGACTTATATCGCGAAGTAGGCTTTGAAATGGCCTACACGTATATTTATTCGCCACGTGAAGGAACACCTGCTGCGAAAATGGTTGACAATGTACCTATGGAAGTAAAAAAACAACGTTTGCAGCGTTTAAATGCAATTGTTGAAGAGTTTTCGAGTGCAGCATTGCAAAAGCTTGAAGGTGAATTTGTTGAGGTGCTTGTAGAAGGTAGCAGTAAAAAACGCGATGATGTGTTAGCTGGTTATACACGTAAAAATAAACTCGTAAACTTTGAAGGTCCTATGGATTTAGTAGGGCAGTTAGTAAAAGTGAAAATTATGGAAGCAAAAAGCTATTCATTACGCGGAGAGTTTGTAGAAATTGTAAAACGACATGAGGTGCATAGTTAATGACAACATATTATACAAAAGATGAAATCGTCGCAAAGGCAAAAGAGATTGCCAATATGATTGCCAATACAGAGGAAGTAGAGTTTTTCAAAAAAGCAGAGGCACAAATCAATGAAAACCAATTTGTGCGAGAAAAAATCGCTTCATTAAAAACATTACAAAAGCAAGCTGTAAATTTCCAACACTTAGGTAAAGAAAAGGCGCTAAATATGATTGAAGGTAAAATTGAGGCCATTGAGCAGGAAATCGACGAAATCCCTGTAGTGCAACAATTTAAGCAGTCACAAATGGATGTAAATGATTTGCTTCAATTAGTTTCCAATGCTATTGCCAATGAGGTAACAAACGAAATTATTGCCTCAACAGGCGGCGATTTACTGCGCGGTGAAACAGGCTCAAAGGTTGAAAATAGCGTGCCGGGTAGCTGCTCATAATAATATAGTATATGTGTAAAGGGATACGAGAAAGGCAGAGGAAAATCTGTTTTTATCGTATCCCTTTGTTTTTATTCATAAATTGTCATCAATAATGCAGGATAGTACATAATTAATTTCAAATGGTTTGTCGAACAGAGTGGAACATGTTATAAATAAGTAAAATGGACTAATGAAATTTGTGGAAGTCTGATACATTTATCTTGATTCAGCGAAAAATGGATGCTCGCTGGGAAGCTTTTCGAGCTCGGAAAAAATCTAATCATAATTATGTAGAGGCATAATTGATTAAACGAAAAGAAGGGTAGCCAATGTATATAAATAACAATAACACAGTTGATAGAGGACAATTGTATTTTGGGTTATGCCAAGTAGCAAAGCAATTTGAATCAGGATTAGTTATTTTAGATGCACAGCAGCAACATCGGATTATATTTGCCAATAATATTTTTGTGAGTATGACTGAATATAGTCATGATGAGCTCATTGGCTCTACATTAACAATACTGAAAGGTCCATTAACAGATGCAAACAGTGAGGCACTTATTTTAGAAAGTCTCCAACTAGGTTTATCGCTGAAATTATCAATATTCCATTATCGCAAGGATCAAACAGCCTTTTGGAATGAATTATCCATTCTCCCTATAAGAGATAATGAAAGTGTTGTACAATTTTACATAGTTGCTACTAGAGATATTACAGATTCTATTAATGTAGAGGCTTTAATTGCTGTTGAGCGTGAGGCTTATTCAGAGCTAGAGCAGGGGGCGAATATTGCAGAGGTTTTTGAGCATCTTTGCCGACATATTTCTACAACATTACAAAAGAAAAGTTATACATGTATATTTTTAATTGAGGATAATCGTTTGAACTTAGTGGCTACAAATACATTGCCGAAAAAAATAAGGAAAATTTTTAATTCGGTCGATCAAATGAATTTAGACTATAGTCATTTTCTGCAAAATATTATGACAGAGCGTTATGTTATTCAAGATTTAACGAAGCAATCAGGTGACTGGGTAAATATATTACGACAAAATGGGGTAGAAGCAATTTGGCATCAGGCAATCAAAACGCCTGAAGGAGAGCTTGCAGGCATATTCTCGTTATCTTTTATCGAGCCTATAAAGTTTCCGCGTCCAAATGAGCTTAAATTTTTAGATAGAGTGGCACCAATTGTTACACTTGCATTGAAATATTTCAATCAAAAAAAGGAAATTTTACAGCTAGCCTATTATGATGAAAAGACAGGATTACCAAATTTTACACTGTTTCAAAACGAGTTGAATCAATTTTATCATGAAGACTACAATGGGGTTATTTGTATCATTGAGCCGGGGGAGTATCAGAGAGTTGTAGATTTATACGGAAGACAAGGGGGCGATGCGCTATTATTGCAACTGGCGCAACGAGCAATGCTAATACCCGCATTTGAAAATGCACTCATTGCCCGATACACGAACTCTTCCGTTATTTTAGCAAGCAAATATGCAATTGATGATGAGCTAGACAAGCTTTTACAGGAAATCATTGTGGAACCTTTTACAATTGAAGGGAAAAGCGTTTATATTACATTGAAAATTGGCACATCCAACTATGGTAAAACTATTTTAAGCACCGAGGCGGTAAAGCACGCGGATACGGCTTTATCTGTTGCTTTAAAAAGTGCAGGTACAACGATGAAAGTGTATGATGAATCTCGCGTGCAAACGCTACAACTTGAAATGGACGTTCTTTCATCTTTTTCATATGCATTAAAAAATCAAGAATTTATGCCTGTACTTCAGCCAAAGATAAATATTCAAACAGGGCAAATTGAAGGCTTTGAAGCATTAGCTCGATGGTTTTCAGAAAGCCTTGGCTTTGTATCGCCTGCAATATTTATTCCTGTTGCAGAAAACACCGGTAATATTCATAAAGTCGACCGCCTAATTTTAAGAAGGATTTTAGCTTGGCAAAAAGCGAGACAAGATGCAGGTAAAAAAATGTATCAAATTGCAGTTAATATATCACCAAGCCATTTTTATGATCCGTATTTTGTAGAAAACATGAAGCAACTTATTACTGAATATGGCGTCGAGCCACGCTACATTAAATTTGAAATTACCGAAAGTGTAGAGCTTGAAAATATGATGCGGGCGAAGAAGATTATTAACGAGCTGAAATCTTTTGGTATTGCGATGTCAATTGATGATTTTGGTGTAGGCTATTCATCTTTAGGCTATTTAAAAGAACTGCCGTTTGATGAAATAAAAATCGATAAAAGCTTTATCGATCATTTATCAGATGAAAGAATGAATGCAGTTGTGCGTACAATCATTCAATTATCAGCAAATTTATATATGAAATCTGTTGCTGAAGGGATTGAAACAGAGGAGCAACATTTAGAGCTACAAAAAATAGGTTGCCAAGTAGGACAAGGCTATTATTACTACAAGCCGATGACTTTAGCAGAGGTAGAGCAACTGCTAGATTCACAGGAAAACTAAGAGAAGAGGTGTCTGAAGGGCGTGCGAATGCATTGCTTTTCAGGCAATTTTTTTGAAAAGACTCATCTTTGAAATTTTGCGAACACTGATTTAAAACGACAATTTCAGTTGTGGCTGCCTATAAGGTCACTGGTTTTGAAGGAGGACCAGTGTAATGCAGGTTAGTAGGGCGTGACGGTTCCACCGAACAGCTCAAAAAAATCTAGACGCAATTATACCTCGGTGTAATTGTTAATGCGTACAAAAAATTACGAATTAAAGCGAAATACTGTTTACAACGTAATAAAAATTGGCTACTATCATGTTAAATAGATATCAAAATTAGATGAAACAGATATCGAAATTAGATAAAGGGGATACTTTATGGAACAGCAAATGCGTGTAGAGAAAGATTTTCTAGGAGAACGTGAATTACCGAGAGATGCGTACTATGGCATCCAAACATTACGTGCAACCGAAAACTTTCCTATTACAGGTTTATCACTACATACTTCGTTAATTCGTGCAATGGGGATTGTCAAAAAAGCAGCAGCTTTAGGTAATATGGAAGTTGAATTATTACCAAAGGAATTAGGTGTAGCCATCGTTGTGGCTGCAGATGAGGTTATCGAAGGAAAATGGGATAAGCAATTTATTGTAGACCCAATTCAAGGTGGAGCCGGAACGTCGATTAATATGAATGCCAACGAAGTAATCGCGAACCGTGCATTGGAGATTTTAGGTAAGGAAAAAGGCGATTATGCAACGATTAGTCCGAACAGCCATGTCAATATGTCACAATCGACAAATGATGCCTTCCCAACAGCCATTCATATCGCAATTTTAAGCTTAATTGAAGAATTACTTGCAACAATGCAGCATATGCAAAATACATTTGAAATGAAGGCTGAGCAATTCGCACATGTCATTAAAATGGGGCGTACACATTTACAAGACGCTGTTCCAATTCGACTTGGACAAGAGTTTGAAGCATATAGCCGTGTGATTAGCCGCGATATTAAACGTATTGCTGCAACACGTGAGCATTTATATGAAGTGAATATGGGAGCAACAGCAGTAGGAACAGGCTTAAATGCTGTGCCTAATTACATTTTAGCCGTAGACCGCCATCTGGCAGAGCTTTCTAGCTTCCCATTAACAGGTGCAACACATTTAGTTGATGCAACACAAAATACAGATGCGTATACAGAAGTATCAAGCGCATTAAAAATTTGTATGGTTAATATGTCGAAAATCTCAAATGATTTACGTTTAATGGCTTCTGGACCACGTGCAGGGCTTGGCGAAATCTTTTTGCCAGCACGTCAGCCAGGCTCTTCGATTATGCCGGGTAAAGTGAATCCAGTTATGCCAGAAGTATTAAATCAAGTAGCTTTCCAAGTCATTGGTAACGACCATACAATTTCAATGGCTTCAGAAGCTGGACAATTAGAATTAAACGTAATGGAGCCAGTATTAGTATTCAATTTAATTCAATCATTAAGCATTATGAATAATGTATTCGAAGCATTCACGGAGCATTGCTTAAAAGATATTAAAGCCAATGAAGAGCGCATGAAAGAATATGTAGAAAAAAGCGTCGGTATTTTAACAGCGGTGAATCCACATATCGGTTATGAAACAGCAGCCCGCCTAGCGAATGAAGCAATTTTAACAGGACGTTCTATTCGCGAGCTATGTATTGAAGCAGGTGTATTAACGGCTGAGCAACTCGACCTTATTTTAGACCCGTATGAAATGACACATCCAGGTATAGCGGGCTCGAGTATTTTGAAACATCGTTAGAGAGAAACTTCAAAATGAACATTTCCCCCCTTCCTAGCACCATTTAGGCGAGTGCCGCATAAACTATGGCGAGCCACATAGGAAGGGGGATTTTTCGTTGAAACGATTACGTCAAATTGTGACAAAGGCTGTTGTAGCGAAGGGAAAGAAGCGTACTGAGAGTGTTGAAACGCTATGTCCGCCAAATGTTCCAACGAGTATTTTAGGATGCTGGGTAATCAATCACCATTACCAAGCGAAAAAGAATGGAAATTTTGTTGAGGTGTCAGGGAAATTTGATATTAATGTATGGTATGCTTACAATCAACATTCGAAAACGGCTGTTTACACAGAAACAATAACATATCGTGACCGCATTAAATTACATTATCGCGATGAAAAGGTGCAGGACACGAATGATGTTCATACACATGTGTTACAGCAACCAAACTGTGTTGAGGCAATTATTGTAAGTGGTGATAAGTTCCAAGTAACAATTGAACGGGAGTTTTTAGTCGAGCTAATTGGTGAAACGACTGTCTGCATCCATGTTCATCCATTAGAGTTTGAGGATGAATGGGAGATTGCAGAATCATCCTCCTCTAGCTCATCCTCCTCAAGTTCATCATCATTGCTAGGAAGCTCAAGCTCCTCACACATCCGTCACATAAAAGAATCATCATCTTTCCAATAAACGAAGTAGGGAGGCTGTTTGAAAAGTAGGCGAATATGCCACTTTTCAAACAGCCATTGTTTGTTTTTTGAAGCATTTAGTTGTGGAAAATCGCAGATAAGTCATGAAAATTTGCAAAAACCATATAAAAACCCCTTCCCTCTATACTCCAACCTCAATAGATAATCGTGCATTTTTCTTCTTAATAAAGGGGTGAGCATGCACAACAGATGTTTTTTTTATATAATAGAAGTAATGACTATAGAAATTGATTAAAAGAGGGTTTTTTACATGACTACATACACGCCGATGATGCAACAATATTTAATGATAAAAGAAGATTATAAGGACGCGTTTTTATTTTTTCGCTTAGGCGATTTTTATGAGCTGTTTTTTGAGGATGCAGAGAAGGCATCACAATTATTGGAAATTACGTTGACGAGCCGTGATGCGGGGAGTAAGGAGCGAATTCCAATGTGTGGTGTGCCCCACCATTCTGCTAAAAACTATATTGAAACACTTGTTTCAAAAGGTTATAAAGTAGCGATTTGCGAACAGACAGAAGACCCCAAAGTAGCTAAAGGTGTCGTGAAGCGAGAGGTTGTCCAGCTTATTACACCGGGGACAATTACAGAGGGAAAAACGATTGATGGTAAAACGAATCATTTTATTGCGGCAGCAGAATATATAACGGAGCAGCAAATTGCTTTTGCGACATTAGATATTTCAACAGGTGAGTCGACAGCGACAGTTATTGAAGGCGATATTAAAGCATTATTTCAGCAACTGCAATCCTACGCGATTCGTGAATTAATTGTCGGAGAGGCTTTGAATTTAGAGGCTGCTGAAATGGCGCAAACTTTGAATATTGTGCTATCCGTTGAGCATGAGGAAATGCAACAGGCAGAGCAATTTACCGCAGGTTTACCGCAAAATGTGAAGCCTATTGCCAGCAAGCTTTTACGCTATATTGAACGCACACAAATGCGTTCGCTTACACATATTCAATCATTCCAATTTACTGAAATGAATCATTATTTATCGATTGATGCGAATTCAAAGCGTAATTTAGAGCTTATGCAATCAATCCGTGGGGGCGACCAAAAGGGTACACTTTTATGGTTGCTTGATGAAACTGTCACTGCGATGGGGGGGCGGAAATTAAAGCAATGGCTGCATCAGCCCCTTGTTCAGCGGGCTAAAATTGAGAAGCGTTTAACAATTGTAGAGCATTTATTAGAAGATTTTTTCATCCGTGAGGAGCTGCGTGAGCGTTTAAAGCTAGTGTATGATTTAGAGCGTTTAGCGGGGCGCGTCGCATTTGGTAATGTTGGTGGACGAGATTTAGCACAGCTACGTGAATCATTGCGCCAAGTACCCGCCATTCGTGAGCAGCTATTGGTAAGTACAAAGGAGCCGTTACGTCAGCTAGGTGAAGCGCTTGATTTATGCGAGGAAGTGGAGCAGTTACTAGGAGAAGCGATTACTGACCATCCACCGATTGCCATTAAAGAGGGGGATGTTATTCGGGATGGCTACAATGAAAAGTTAGATGAGTTGCGCTATGCTTCACGCAATGGCAAGGATTGGATTGCTCAGCTTGAGCAAAAGGAACGTGAGCTAACAGGGATTAAAAACTTAAAAATCGGCTATAACCGCATTTTTGGCTATTATATTGAAATTACGAAATCGAATTACAGCAATGTTGATTTAACGCGCTATGAGCGCAAGCAAACATTAGCGAATGCAGAACGTTATATTACGCAGGAGCTGAAAGAAAAAGAGGCTTTGATTTTAAATGCTGAAGAGCAAAGCTTAGCGCTCGAATATGATTTATTCGTTGCATTGCGCGACGAATTAAAGGCATATATTCCACGTGTACAAGCACTGGCGGCTGAAATAAGTGAATTAGATGTATTTATCAGCTTCGCCCTTATTTCTGAAAAATACCATTTTACTCGTCCGACATTCCATGACGGGCGCGCATTGACAATTAAAGAGGGACGTCATCCGGTTGTTGAAAAAATGTTGAATAAGCAATTATACGTGCCGAATGATTGTGTATTGCCAGATGCACGAAATATGATGCTTATTACAGGGCCGAATATGTCTGGTAAAAGTACGTATATGAGGCAAGTTGCCATAACCGTTATTTTGGCGCAAATGGGCTGTTACGTACCAGCAAAAGAGGCATATTTACCGATTACTGACCAAATTTTCACGCGTATCGGTGCAGCGGATGATTTAGCAGCAGGACAATCGACCTTTATGGTAGAAATGCTAGAATCTCAATATGCCATTACCCATGCAACAAAAAATAGCTTGCTATTATTTGATGAGATAGGGCGTGGGACATCAACATATGATGGTATGAGCTTAGCACAGGCAATGATGGAATATATTCATCGGGAAATCGGCGCAAATACACTATTCTCGACACATTATCATGAATTAACAGAGCTCGAGCGTGACTTAGAGCGTCTACAAAATGTCCATGTAAGTGCGACGGAGCGCGATGGTAAAGTGGTCTTTTTGCATAAAGTTAAAGAAGGAGCGGCAGATAAAAGTTATGGTGTGCATGTCGCAGAATTAGCAGAAATGCCTAAGCCTATTATTGAACGCGCAAGAGTGCTACTAACACAATTTGAGGCACAGGAAATAAACGCGGTGAAGGAGGAAGCTGCTACGCCACCAGTAGTAGCAGAGCAGTTATCGCTTTTCATAGAGCAGCAGGAAGAACAGGAAGTGCTAGAAACGTTAGCTAAAGTAAATATAATGGGGACAACCCCGCTACAAGCAATGACATTACTGCATGAATTACAACAAAAATTATTGAATAAGTAGAGGTGAGCGCGAATGGGGAAAATCCATATTATGGATGAATGGCTGTCCAATAAAATTGCGGCGGGGGAAGTAGTGGAGCGTCCTGCATCTGTTGTCAAAGAGCTTGTAGAAAATGCGATTGATGCGGGTGCAACAACGATTGAAGTGTTTTTAGAGGAGGCTGGATTAACGTCAATCCAAGTCGTCGATAATGGCAGTGGGATGAATGAGGAGGACGCGTTGAAATCCTTCCAGCGACATGCTACCTCAAAAATCGAAAAGGAGCAGGATTTATTCCGCATTCGCACACTTGGTTTCCGTGGTGAGGCATTGGCCTCTATTTCATCTGTTTGCAAAATGACGATGAACACATCTGACGGTCAGAACGGGGCACAATTATATATTGAAGGTGGACATATTAAAAGTCAGCAGCCTGCGGCATTACGACAAGGAACTGATATTACAGTAGCGCAATTATTTTACAATACACCAGCACGATTAAAATATTTAAAAACTGTGCAAACGGAGCTTGGTCATTCGCTTGATTTGTTAAATCGCTTGGCCTTAGGTAATCCACATATCGCCTTTAAGCTTGTGCATAATGGACAAGTACAGCTACAAACAAATGGACGAGGGCATGTTCAACAGGTGTTAGCGGCAATTTACGGGGCGCATAATGCGAAGAAAATGTTTGCGTTCAAAGGAGAAACAAATGATTATAAAATTTATGGCTTTGCTACATTGCCAGAGCTGACACGAGCTTCGAAAAACTATATTTCAGTATTTGTTAACGGGCGCTGGGTTAAGCATTATTTAGTACAGAAGGCAGTCGTTGATGCATTTCACACGTATTTACCTATCGAACGCTACCCGATTGCAGTATTATTCATTGAAGGTGATCCGCAGCTAACAGATGTCAATGTTCACCCAGCAAAGCATCAAATTCGTTTAAGTAAGGAAGCTGAGCTTTTACAATTAGTGGAGCAAACAATCCGTGAAGCAGTGCGTGAGGTTGTTCGTGTCCCATTGGCAACAAAGCCGAAAAAACTTGAAAAATTACCTAGTGAGCAGTTGAATATGTGGAAGCCAGCTCCGTCATTTAATGAGGAAAAGATGGCGGCAATAGTAGGTCAATTAAATGACAATAGATTGGAGCAGGCTCCATTAAAAGGCGAACCTATTCAATTGAAGGAAAGTCAGGAGCCCTTAACAATAGAGCCAGTTATAGAGGAGCATATAACAGAGTTAACGATTGAAGAGCCTGTAGTGGAACTGCAGCTACCTAAAGAGGAAAAGACACCGTTTCCGCAGCTTGATGTTATCGGGCAAATCCATGGCACATATATTGTTGCACAAATGGAGGACGGCTTTTATTTAATTGACCAGCATGCTGCTCAAGAGCGAATAAAATATGAATATTATCGAGAGAAAGTAGGCGAGGTCAATGCTAATGAGCGTCAAGCACTACTTCTACCATTAACCTTTCATTATTCAGCGGATGAGGCGCTACGTTTAATGGAGCATCAGCAAGGCTTACAGGAAATCGGTATTTATTTAGAGCCGTTTGGGCAAAATTCCTTCGTAGTGCGTGAGCATCCGACTTGGTTCCCTCAAGGCTTTGAGCAAGAAATTATCGAGGAATTAATCGAGCAAGTGCTTACGACACGTAAGGCAGATATTAAAAAATTGCGTGAGGAAGCAGCCATTATGATGAGCTGCAAAAAGTCGATTAAAGCAAACTATTATTTAACAAATGAACAGATGGCCCAGCTGTTGCATGATTTAAGAGAGGCGGAAAATCCATTTACATGCCCACATGGACGTCCTGTCTTAATTCACTTTTCAACATATGAGCTAGAAAAAATGTTCAAGCGTGTAATGTAATAATCAACAAGGGGGAATTTTATGGAACAGCAACAGCGATTTTTAACGATGCGAGATGGGCAACAAATTTTCGTTCGTACATTTGAGCCAGAGCATGTCATTGGACATGTCCATATTTTACATGGGATGGGTGAACATTCAGGACGCTATGAGGAGTTTGCCAAGATGCTTTGTGCAGAAGGTTATTATGTGTCAATGCATGACCACAGGGGGCATGGACACACGGCACAAGGTACTTACGGGCATTTTGCGGATGAACGTGGCTTTCACCATGTTGTTGTAGATGTACTAGAGGTGCTACTAATCTTACGCAAAACAGTTACAGCGCCACTTACGCTGTTTGGACATAGCATGGGCTCGTTTATTGCACGCCGTTTTATTCAGCTATATAGCGACCAAATTACGGCTTGTATTATTTGTGGAACAGGTGTTACATCAGCAACACATTTAGCAGGCAATCAGCTTGCTAACACGCTAGCGAAGGCACAAGGAAAGCAAATAGCTAGTCCTTTAATGAATAGCCTTAGCTTTGGTAGCTTTAATAAAGCATTTTCGGATACGACAACGGAGTTCGACTGGCTTTCTCGTGACATAGACGAAGTGCAAAAATATATCGAGGATGAAATGTGTGGCTTTATCCCATCACATCAATTTTATGCTGATTTAACAGAAGGTCTATTACTTATTCATCGCAAAGATGAGATGGCACGCACACGTACAGATTTACCTGTGCTATTTATTAGCGGCAGCCATGACCCAGTTGGTAATTTCGGTAAAGGTGTATTCAAAGTTGCTAAAAGAATGGTAGAGGTTGGAATGGAAAATGTAACGGTGCACCTATTCGAAGAAATGCGTCATGAAATTTTAAATGAAAAAAATAAACAGCATGTACACGATGTTGTTTTACGGTGGTTAAAAAATGTTGAAAACAAACTATGATGTTGTCGCAATTATTGGTCCGACAGCATCGGGCAAGACAGCATTAAGTATTCGATTAGCTAAGTTAATAGATGGAGAAATTATTAATGGTGACTCCATGCAAGTTTATAAAGGGCTAGATATAGGAACAGCTAAAATTACAGCGGCTGAAATGGAGGGAATCCCCCATCATTTACTCGATATAAAGGAGCCGACAGATAGTTTTTCAGTTGCGGAATATCAGCAGCTCGTGCGCGCTAAAATTGCAGAAATTGCAACGCGCGGCAAAGTGCCAATTATTGTAGGTGGGACAGGCTTATATGTGCAATCTGTGCTCTATGATTTTCAATTTATAAAAGAGGAAGTAAATGAAGAGGCTCGCTCCTCCTACTACAAGGAACTAGAAAAAAACGGCCCTGATGCGATGCATGCCAAGCTAGCAGCCTTAGATGCAGAAACAGCCAGTATGATTCATCCGAACAATACAAGAAGGGTCATTAGGGCATTAGAAATGCTAGAGCTAAGTGGTACATCAAAGGCGGCTGAGGAGCATAACAGGGGGCATATCCCATTATACAATCATTTAATTATCGGTTTAGATATGGAGCGCGAAAAATTGTATGAGCGCATTAATTTGCGCGTCGATTTGATGATTCAACAAGGCTTAGAGCAAGAGGTCAGAGGTTTATATGACGCGGGTATTCGTGACGTGCAGGCGATGAAAGCAATCGGTTACAAGGAGCTATGTGCTTATTTTGACGGGCTCCTTTCATATGAGGACGCAGTGCAGCAAATTAAACAAAACTCGCGCCGTTATGCTAAACGTCAGCTCACGTATTTCCGCAATAAGATGGAAGTGCATTGGATTAGTACGGACTGGGAGCAAGTCAAAGCATATTTTACTGAAGGTTTTTGAAAAAATAGAAGGGAATTTAGAAGATATACCGAATACTTATTAATGGTTATAAAATAACTTGGTATTGGTCAATGCTATGTTAAGATAAAAGCAAATACCATATAAATGACAAGGGCGGGTGCTTACGTGAAACCAATTAATTTGCAAGATACGTTTTTAAACCAACTACGCAAAAATAATATATTTGTAACGGTCTTTTTATTAAACGGCTTTCAACTCAAAGGTTTAATAAAATCATATGATAATTTTACCGTATTGTTAGAAGTAGAAGGTAAGCAGCATTTGATTTATAAACATGCGATTTCCACATTTGCTCCAGCAAGTACTGTAGATATTACGAAAGAAGATGCATAATTCGATATTAATCATATATAATAGCGAATGAATGGATAAATCGGAGGTTTACTGCAATGAAAACAATGACAACAGAAGAACTAATTAATTTACTAGATGCAAACGAAGACTTACACATCCTTGATGTACGTGAAGACTTTGAAGTGGCAGAAGGAGTAATCCCCGGTGCGGTGCATATTCCACTTGGGGAAATCCCAAACAGCCTAGAGCAGCTTGACCAATCAGTACAATACATCGTTGTATGTAAAGGCGGTGTGCGCAGTGCAAATGCCTGTGAATACTTAGCAGAGCAGGGCTACGACGTAACAAATCTAGAGGGCGGCATGCTAGCCTATGATGGAGAATTAGAATTTAACTAAGTAGAGGCGTCCAAAAGGCCGTGCAGTTGCCGGCTTTTTGGACGCTTTTGGTGTTATTTTGGTAAAATGTTTGCCGATTAAAATAGAGAAGGCTTTCTTTGAAAAGGAGGAGGCTGTCTGAAAAGTATATTTTGCTTTGACGACGCATTGAAATAAAAGTTTTCATCTCTTCTCTTTTACTGAAGGGTAACACTGCTAAAGCCAGTGTTCGTCACACTTTCAAAAGAAACTTTCTCTATTTATATGAGTCAACACTTTTGTGAAATGTTGTCGCTACTGTCCAAAATGCCGGCTATGCACGGCTTTTTGGACAAACCCTTCCTAAGTAGAAGAGAAGATACGAAACTCTTACTCTGCGTTGCCAAAACAAAATGGTTTTATCCCGTATTAACAGGCTGTAAGACCCCCACTTCAAAACAACAGATAAAATCAAGATGTTTAAGTGGGGGATCCAACAGCCTGTAAAAACCCGATTGGTGAAACTACCAATCAGTGGGGGATGAAGAAAACCCCCACTG harbors:
- the mutS gene encoding DNA mismatch repair protein MutS, producing MTTYTPMMQQYLMIKEDYKDAFLFFRLGDFYELFFEDAEKASQLLEITLTSRDAGSKERIPMCGVPHHSAKNYIETLVSKGYKVAICEQTEDPKVAKGVVKREVVQLITPGTITEGKTIDGKTNHFIAAAEYITEQQIAFATLDISTGESTATVIEGDIKALFQQLQSYAIRELIVGEALNLEAAEMAQTLNIVLSVEHEEMQQAEQFTAGLPQNVKPIASKLLRYIERTQMRSLTHIQSFQFTEMNHYLSIDANSKRNLELMQSIRGGDQKGTLLWLLDETVTAMGGRKLKQWLHQPLVQRAKIEKRLTIVEHLLEDFFIREELRERLKLVYDLERLAGRVAFGNVGGRDLAQLRESLRQVPAIREQLLVSTKEPLRQLGEALDLCEEVEQLLGEAITDHPPIAIKEGDVIRDGYNEKLDELRYASRNGKDWIAQLEQKERELTGIKNLKIGYNRIFGYYIEITKSNYSNVDLTRYERKQTLANAERYITQELKEKEALILNAEEQSLALEYDLFVALRDELKAYIPRVQALAAEISELDVFISFALISEKYHFTRPTFHDGRALTIKEGRHPVVEKMLNKQLYVPNDCVLPDARNMMLITGPNMSGKSTYMRQVAITVILAQMGCYVPAKEAYLPITDQIFTRIGAADDLAAGQSTFMVEMLESQYAITHATKNSLLLFDEIGRGTSTYDGMSLAQAMMEYIHREIGANTLFSTHYHELTELERDLERLQNVHVSATERDGKVVFLHKVKEGAADKSYGVHVAELAEMPKPIIERARVLLTQFEAQEINAVKEEAATPPVVAEQLSLFIEQQEEQEVLETLAKVNIMGTTPLQAMTLLHELQQKLLNK
- the mutL gene encoding DNA mismatch repair endonuclease MutL, with the translated sequence MGKIHIMDEWLSNKIAAGEVVERPASVVKELVENAIDAGATTIEVFLEEAGLTSIQVVDNGSGMNEEDALKSFQRHATSKIEKEQDLFRIRTLGFRGEALASISSVCKMTMNTSDGQNGAQLYIEGGHIKSQQPAALRQGTDITVAQLFYNTPARLKYLKTVQTELGHSLDLLNRLALGNPHIAFKLVHNGQVQLQTNGRGHVQQVLAAIYGAHNAKKMFAFKGETNDYKIYGFATLPELTRASKNYISVFVNGRWVKHYLVQKAVVDAFHTYLPIERYPIAVLFIEGDPQLTDVNVHPAKHQIRLSKEAELLQLVEQTIREAVREVVRVPLATKPKKLEKLPSEQLNMWKPAPSFNEEKMAAIVGQLNDNRLEQAPLKGEPIQLKESQEPLTIEPVIEEHITELTIEEPVVELQLPKEEKTPFPQLDVIGQIHGTYIVAQMEDGFYLIDQHAAQERIKYEYYREKVGEVNANERQALLLPLTFHYSADEALRLMEHQQGLQEIGIYLEPFGQNSFVVREHPTWFPQGFEQEIIEELIEQVLTTRKADIKKLREEAAIMMSCKKSIKANYYLTNEQMAQLLHDLREAENPFTCPHGRPVLIHFSTYELEKMFKRVM
- a CDS encoding alpha/beta fold hydrolase, with translation MEQQQRFLTMRDGQQIFVRTFEPEHVIGHVHILHGMGEHSGRYEEFAKMLCAEGYYVSMHDHRGHGHTAQGTYGHFADERGFHHVVVDVLEVLLILRKTVTAPLTLFGHSMGSFIARRFIQLYSDQITACIICGTGVTSATHLAGNQLANTLAKAQGKQIASPLMNSLSFGSFNKAFSDTTTEFDWLSRDIDEVQKYIEDEMCGFIPSHQFYADLTEGLLLIHRKDEMARTRTDLPVLFISGSHDPVGNFGKGVFKVAKRMVEVGMENVTVHLFEEMRHEILNEKNKQHVHDVVLRWLKNVENKL
- the miaA gene encoding tRNA (adenosine(37)-N6)-dimethylallyltransferase MiaA produces the protein MLKTNYDVVAIIGPTASGKTALSIRLAKLIDGEIINGDSMQVYKGLDIGTAKITAAEMEGIPHHLLDIKEPTDSFSVAEYQQLVRAKIAEIATRGKVPIIVGGTGLYVQSVLYDFQFIKEEVNEEARSSYYKELEKNGPDAMHAKLAALDAETASMIHPNNTRRVIRALEMLELSGTSKAAEEHNRGHIPLYNHLIIGLDMEREKLYERINLRVDLMIQQGLEQEVRGLYDAGIRDVQAMKAIGYKELCAYFDGLLSYEDAVQQIKQNSRRYAKRQLTYFRNKMEVHWISTDWEQVKAYFTEGF